In Oncorhynchus tshawytscha isolate Ot180627B linkage group LG08, Otsh_v2.0, whole genome shotgun sequence, the genomic window CGGTCTATGATACCTTTTAATAAGGACTTTGACAATGACTGACAGCACTGAGAAATGTAATTTTCTGGTGCTGGAGTAATGATGATGTCTTACCATCACCGTCAATGTCAATAGCACAGGCATCTCCCTCTCCGTTGTTGTCTGTGTCGACTTGGTCAGGGTTGCTCTCATGCACACAGTTATCACAGCGATCACCAACGTCATCTGTGTCCACATCATACTGAGCAGGGTTGTAGACCATTGGGCAGTTGTCCTATTATTAAAATGTTTGTTAAAGAATACCATTAGTACATTGAAAATACAGTATTAGAGAGGCTATTGTATTGGAAATGGTAAAACTCTGACTTCACAGCTAGCTAGTGTGTGAGTGATTGTGCTGGAATCTGATATTTCACTCTGAGAAAGCTAGTGTTTTCTTACCGCATAATTTCTCCCTGGCCTATTTACAGTATGCACACTATGAATTATGGGCATAAGGCCAAGCTGTTTTGCACTTTTGGCCACAAGCCCAAAATTATATTATTTCTCATATTTCTCCATGACTCCTCTACTTTCTATAGCCTAGAAGAGAAATGCCTACTGATTGCTATGTTTAGTTTCTCTGTGGATACCAAagtcctgagagagaggatgttttGATGTCTCACCCTATCATCAGGGATCCCATCATTGTCATCATCGTGATCGCAAGCGTCACCAAGCCCATCTTTGTCATGGTCCTCCTGCCCAGAGTTGGGAAGGTTTGGACAGTTGTCCTGCAAAACAAAAGGGTTGGTTAGAGAGCCATAACCACAATAACACAGTGGAGAAGCTAGGAATAGACTGTGTATAGTGGGGTCCTTCCTACTTTCTTGCAGTGGTAGGTGGCGTTCTCCACACACAGGAGGTCTTTGTTGGGCCATCCATCCAGGTCGGTGTCATCTCCACAGATGTGGCCATTGCCAGCGTAACCAGGTTTGCACTCACAGCGGAACATGGTGTCGCTGAACTGACCCAGGTAGATACAGTTAGCATTCTTGTTGCAATCATGGGTGCCGTCTTGGCAGGGGTTACGGGGTGTGCACACctagggggaagggagagatatGTAGGGTTAAGATGTGCTTCTGAGCTCCTAGCATCAGAATAAAAATGAATCCTCTCATTCTTGTATTTTTCCGCAGTAGTCAAAGGCTGTCTCACCTGTTTCTTGGCTGTGGCTTGCTCCACTCCCCTCCCGAAGGGCTGTGGTCCTGAGTAGCGAGGGGGGCAGGCAAGGCAGTTGTAGCCAGGCGCAGTGTTCTCACAGCGGTGGACTGCGTTGAGTGTGAAGCATGCATCAGGAACCTCCTTGCACTCGTCGATGTCCTTGCAGTTGATGCCGTTTCCGGTGTAGCCCACTGGGCATGAGCCACACTTCCAGGAACCATCATCAAAGCTGGTACACTTAGCTCCAGCAAAGCACGGGTTGGACAGACAGCCATCTGTAGACAGAAGCATATTGATTTTAAATACTGAACAATATTGGATTTGTACACTGTTaggtaaaaaataacaaataccaTAATCTATTGATAAAAATGCTTACTAATAGGGCAGTCCTCTTTGCCACACAATTGGGATGTTTTGGTGTCACCCTGACATTCCTTCCCATTGTACTTGGGGGCAGGGTTGTTACAGAGACGCTGGCGAGTCTGGAGTCCACCTCCACAGGTGACAGAACAGGTGTCCCACAGAGACCAGGGTCCCCAGCCTCCGTTaactaaaggacagagagagagagatgagttacacctgtatctccagacagatggATATATATGTGCAAGTGTTTAGATGCTCCTCTTCTGCTTACTTGGACAAGGTGATTCCTGGCAGACCTCTGTCTCTCGGCCCTGTCCTTGACAGTCTCTGCCTCCCATCTGGGGAGTGGGGGAGTTGCAGAGGCGGATGCGGGTGATGACTCCCTCACCACAGGTCACAGAGCAGGAAGACCAGGGAGACCAGTGGCTCCAGCCACCATCCTGCTTAACTGTAGAGGACAGACATGTAATTATTAATTAATGTGCTATTACAGTACATATGAGAAGGATGTTACTGAGAGAGACTGTAGAGTACAAATAGTAGGTTTACTCACAGCGCTTGTCACATTCCTGAGGGTAGCAGTCGCGGGTCTGCACAGAAGTGCCTTCGCAGTTGCTGTTGATGCGGTCGCAGGAGCGACCTCGCTGCTGGATACCCCGTCCACAAGACACAGAACAATGGGTCCATTCAGACCAGGGGGACCAGCCATCCTCAGCATAGTCACTCGCTGGGGGCAGAGAGATAATGGGAGAGCTATTACCACAGCAGAGCTCAGCCAGGGGGGCAAAGGACTTGTGAAGAACAGTGCCTTTTTAGAATCAGTTTAACCCAGGAGATTTGAGACTTGGCATTCCAAGGTCAGGGAATGTGAAGGACTGAGAAAAGTTAATGAAAAGTAAAATGGAAGACATTAAAATACACCTCATAGGCAGGTTGTCAAAAAAGTGAAACTTCTAGGGCCTCCTAAGTGGcggagcggtctaaggcactgcatggcgtcactacagacccaagTTTTATCCCAGGGTCTGTAGTgtcgtgaccgggagtcccatagggtggcacacaattggcacagcgtcgtccgggttaggggagggttttgccggggggctttacttggctcatcacactctagtgactccttgtagtgagccgggtgcctgcaggccgACTCCAGTCGTCtgtgtttcctcctacacattagtgcagctggcttccgaTTTAAGGGGGCTGGTGTTAAGAAGTGCAgttaggcgggtcatgtttcgggggaTGCATGACTCGAACTTCGCCtgtcccgagcccgttggggagttgcagcgatgagacaagatcgtaattgcaTCGCAATTAAATATCACGATATTGGGGGGGAtatgcagttgaagtctgaaggctacatacaccttagccaaatacatttaaactcagtttttcacaattcctgacatttaatccaagtaaagattccctgtcttaggtcagttaggatcaacactttattttaagaatgtgaaatgtcagaataatagtagagataattatttatttcagcttttatttctttcatcacattcccagtgggtcagaagtttacatacactgaattagtatttggtagcattgcctttcaattgtttgacttgggttaaacgtttcggttagccttccacaagcttcccacaataagttgggtgaattttggcccattcctgctgacagagctggtgtaactgagtcaggtttgtaggcctccttgcttgcacatgctttttcagttctgcccacacattttctataggtttgaggtcagggctttgtgatggccactccaataccttgactttggacaactttggaagtatgcttggagtaattgtccatttagaagacccatttgcgaccaagctttaacttcctgactgatgtcttgagatgttgcttcaatatatccacataattttactgactcatgaagccatctattttgtgaagtgcaccagtccctactgcagcaaagcaccccctcaacatgatgctgcaacccgcgtgcttcacggttgggatggtgttcttcggcttgcaagcctccccctttttcctccaaacataacgatagtcattatggccaaaccgttctatttttgtctcatcagaccaaaggacatatctccaaaaagtacgatctttgtccccatgtgcagttgcaaaccgtagtctggcttttttatggcggttttggagcagaggcttcttccttcctgagccgcctttcaggttatgtcgatataggacttgttttactgtggatatagatactttcgtacctgtttcttccagcatcttcacaaggtcctttgctgttgttctgggattgatttgcacttttcacaccaaagtatgttcatctccaggagacagaacgcgtctcctccctgagcggtatgacagctgcatggtcccatggtgtttgtacttgcgtactattgtttgtgcagatgaaggtgataccttcaggcgtttggaaattgctcccaaggatgaaccagatttgtggaggtctacaatttttttctgaggtcttggctgatttcttttgattttcccatgatgtcaggcaaagaggcactgagtttgaaggtaggccttgaaatacatccacaggtacacctccaattgactcaaattatgtcaattagcctatcagaagcttctaaagccatgacatcattttctggaattttccaagctgtttaaagacacagtcaacttagtgtatgtaaacttctgacccactggaattgtgatacagtgaataatacgTGAACTAATCCgtccgtaaacaattgttggaacgaTTACTTGTAttatgcacacagtagatgtcctaaacgacttgccaaaactatagtttgtaaacaagaaatttgtggagtggttgaaaaattagttttaatgattccagcctaaatgtatgtaaacttccgacctcagctgtatatataaataatatttgagattcttcaaagtagccaccctttgcactgataacagcttttcacactcttggcattctctcaaccagcttcatgaggtagtaaccTGTAATGCAGAAGATAGCCCCATTTGGTAAAAGATGAAGTCCATATTCTgtcaagaacaactcaaataagcaaagagagaaggcagtccatcattactttaataagaaatgaaggtcagtcaatccgaaaaatttcaagaactttgaaagtttcttcaagtgcagtcacaaaaaccatcaagagctatgatgaaactggctctcatgaggactgccacaggaaaggaagacccagagttacctctgctgcagaggataagttcatttgagttaccagcctcagaaattgcatcccaaataaatgcttcacagagttcaagtaacagacacatctcaacatcaactgttcagaggagactgtgtaaatcaggccttcatggtcgaatagctgcaaagaaaccacaacttaAGGataacaataataagaagagacttgcttgggccaagaaacacgagcaatggacattagaccagtagaaatttgtcctttggtctgatgagtccaaatttgagatttttggttccaatcgccgtgtgtttgtgagacgtagagtaggtgaatggatgatctctgcatgtgtggttcccaccatgaagcatggaggaggaggtgtgatttgctggtgacactgtcatgaTTTATTTAtcattcaaggcacacttaaccagcatggctaccacaacatactgcagcaatacgccatcccatctggtttgcacttagtcccactatcatttgcttttcaacaggacaatgacccaaaacacacctccaggctgtgtaagggctatttggccaaggAGAGTTGTATATTGTGCTGCATCAGatctggcctctacaatcacccgacctcaacacaattgagatggtttggtatgaggtggaccgcagagtgaaggaaaagcagccgtcaagggctcagcatatgtgggaactccttcaagactccttcaaaacattcctcatgaagctgcttgagagaatgccaagagtgtgcaaagctgtcatcaaggcaaagggtggctactttgaagaatctaaaatatattttgatttgtttaacacttttttggttactatatgattccatatttgttatttcatagttttgatgtcttcacttattattctacaatgtagaaaatagtaaacataacgaaaaacccttgaataagtcggtgtgtccaaacttttgactggtactgtatatatatatatatatatatatatatattttataaagtTTAACTTCTAGTTCAAAGTCCAGCTCACAAAAAAGAATAATAACTACAAAGAATAATACTCACGGTTTCCACAACGTGGGCAGCACTCTCCATCAGGCACGGTGGCATTGGCACAGGGCATCAGGGGGCAAGAGATTTTGCGACACACAGTGGCAGAGTTCTGTAGAGAGGATTGCTGGGATTAGTAATGGGTTTGTCTCCAGAGCAGACTGTTCGGCAACAGCAAAGGAAAATAATCTGGATCATTAACTTTGCATTACGCAAAAGCGCTTGCTGCTTTGCCAGGATTAATTGCTATGTTTGGGAACATTGGGATGGTCTCTGGCTAGGGCAGGGGGGTTCACCGCTATGCTACCACCCCAGTTCTGTGCACCTGCACTGGGTTCAGGCAAGCAAGGTGCTGGGGGGAAGGATAGTGACAGTGGAAAGGCAGAACAGAGGGTCTGAGCAAATGTCCTCATTAAAGACACATTCTTGATACCTATCCAAATAGATAACCCTTAGTGAGAGAGTAGGTGGGAAAGAGAGGGGTTTGACAGGgcagacccccccccacacacacacactgctttattgCCATTCTCTCTAACACCTTATTAGAGGTGAGGTGATGGATAGCAGACGGACACAGGGGCTTTGCTTAAGTCTATAAACATAAGAGCCCATTAGCACCTTATTACAGAAGGGGTTTAGGAGCTACTGCCTGGTTTTCACACAGCCTACTACTGGCCGGATTACTGGATAACTGCATTCCAACAAGTGTGATGACACCTACCTGGCAGGTACACTCTGTGCAGTCGTCCACAGTCCACTCATCTTTGTCCTTGTGCACAATGCCGTTGTGAAGACAGACCCCACTGTGGATGTTCATCTGGTTCATGAGCAGAGTGCTCTCCTTATTCTGCACacagaggggaggtagagagaggagcatGGTTTCAGACACGAGGATGGAAACTTTTACATAGCCATGGTTCCAGTAGAAATGAATCACCTACCAACATTGTGATTAAGACATAGCTTGATTTAACTGAAGTAAATACAAATGAAATGACAGTCAAACATATTTGTGTCCTCATATGGGAGTCATTAGGGATCTGGCAGGGAATGCCATTCCAGGGACAAGTGGCTGTGCAGTGGAGAGGTTTTAACTGGGAACAGAtagactagagagggagggagaaaggatgaCAGTGTGCAGACCAAGTTGCTTCCTATGCTTACCACTCTGTTGAGCTCGTTTGACAGCTGCTTAACAATCACACCAAGCCCCTTGAGCTCCTTGAACATGCTGGTGATATCCTCACAGGAAAAACCACAGACCTGCTGAATatctggagaggagaaaagcaATCCGTTAGTTACCTACCTCTTTCACATTAACAGTTGTACACAGACCAGTATTAAGCAAATGACTTTGTCCATGGAGTGTGAAGTCTGGTCTCACCTTTGGTTTTGTGGCCAGTGTAATCAGTCCTTATTGCTGGGCTGGACCCATTTACTGGGTTGTCCAGTGTCATGACATCAGTCAAAGTTGCAGCTGGAGAAGAACAgacatattaatttccacaaacaGCATAATAACACCCACTGTGAATTGGCTTTAATGACCATAGCAATAGAGTTACTATTAATTATATTTGTTAATGGAATGCATTTAGATTTGTATAATTAACAAGCATTGGATAACATATACCATACACAGTAATTCCAACATTTAAATGCAAAAAGAACGTTTATATTTTGTAATTCACACTTACAGCTTTGGCATCCCTTATTGCGTAAAATCGCCTCCAAAGTGGTTCCAAAAACGAAGCGCACGTTCTGAAGCACTCCCTGCAGACGTACACATTGCATTTGGAGTTATTCCATATCCACACATTTACATCTTTTCAATACATTTCCTAAAGGATCATAATGGCTTATTTTAAGTTTTATGTCGAACATTAGGCTACATGTCTGTGAGTGTGACTATCCTCGAGCACCAAACGCTGCGCTGCTCGCAATAGCTTCAGGACAAGGTTAGACTTACTCAGGCTAGGCTATAACTGTAACATTTATTTGTATACAATTACAACATTATTTGCAATGTATTTATGAACTCATAAATTAATTCATATTTACCATAAATCTATCTTTCACAGCTCCTTTTCCGATCCTCAGACGGGCAATGTCGGCAACCTCATGCGTCAGGACCTTTTGGATGGGTACGTCCATTTCTGATATATTGATCTCTTCACACCCGACGAACAGCTGGGCACGATCCTCCTGAATGAACAGCGTGATATTCTTCCAGTGTCCAGTCGCTAGATCCGCATCTTCTATGGACACTACCTGTTGCTTGTTCCCGGTGGAGTATACCACATCCAGAGTTTGCGCCTTGCCATTAGAAATGATTTCGAATAACGGTCCTGATCCGTCATCCCTCTCCACAGTCAAAAGACTGCCCCTGGTTTTTTTGAACTGCTTGAAGTTGACCAGGAGAAGGAATCCCCTCTCAGCTTGTATCGAATCAATGAGGTCCCTGAAGGAGATCTCGGGAACCGGGGGGATCAGGTCTGCGTTCAGGATCTTATAGGCTGGGCTGTAAGGATCTGCGCCTTTTACCAAGGTAACACCTTGGTGCCTTTTGTTCACTTTCACAAGCTCGAATAGGTCGTATACACTGTTATCATCTCTACTCTCTGTGAAGGGAGAAACTGTAGTGAGTCTCTATGGGCAACTTTAAGTTCGCAGATAAACTATTGCCAGACCTTTTAACAGAATAACTCCATTGTTGAttttaatatttctatatttaattAAACATTTACAAAATCTCACCTGCCACCCTGCTGCCCTCACAATTCCAAAGCACCAAAAGGAGAAAGACTCCTGTCAGCTTCATCTTGAAACCTCAGAAATCTGTTTAAACCAAAAGGTAGACACACAGTTAAATAGGTATTGTCATTTACACACTTCTAAAGATTACAGTCCAATTATAAAAACGTAACAAAAAGCTTATATTATTCGAAGAAAATATTATGATTAGAATTTACCGacctgaataaaataaaataaataagtcaCAGATGGATAAGTTGAAGAAACTCCTTGATTGTCAGAGCTTCGTTGTCTCGTTAGTTCTTCTTTAATTCTCcaatttattccatgtgttaaaTAGTCTTAGAAATCTTAATGTTCGCTAAAAACTCTCAAGTTCGTTCTGTCTTTATTCCGATGCTCAGACTATTCTACTAACACTGTGGACATAAGTGCTATTTAAATAGTTTCGTGACATTCCTGAGACAACACTTCCTCCAATCAGAGCACAGAAGGAAAAAGGGACGAGCTTATTACCTCAAGAAGCTGAGCGTAATATCCGAGACATACTTTCAGAGCCGATTTCCATCAGCGGATAAATATTTTATAGATGGACAGGGGCCAAGTGGGGTAACCCGTCatttcctgtaaaaaaaaaaaaaggagccTACCTTATTTgtgaaatatgcttctctcttTATTTTCATTGTCgctttttaatacatttcaaaTAAACTGGATCATAATAAACCATGTAGATCCCCTTAAAAAAACGTGGGTGAAGTTGTTAGGCCATATGTTATGGCGGGAATTATATAGAAATGGAGAAACATTTACTTTAATAAGCTATAATGGAAAATACATCATATCAATGTATATGAATAGGCATATGTCTTCTTTTTGAGAGGATGTGTATTTCTGGCCTATTTGTCTTGCCATTCACAGTTCATCCACCGAGAGCCGTTGTGAGTTTAGGCTACACCTTTGTGTTGGTCAGACTTTTCACTAACACATACACAGAGtatcaaaacattaagaacacctgctcattccatgacagtatacagtgccctctgtaattattgggacagtgaagacTTATTTCtccttttggctctatactccaaaagacttgaaatcaaacaatgactatgaggttaaagtgcagactgtcagctttcatttgagggtattttcaacCACATtgggtgaaccatttagaaattactgGACTTTTTGTAATAGTCCCCCCTATTTTAGGGGAACAAAAGTATTTGGttccatattcatagcacgcaatgactacatcaagcttgtgacccTATCTTGAATAATGATGAGTTAGAAAGTATAGACACACAAATGTCATACACCCAAGACATGCTATCCTCTCacaattacaataacaggggagctTACCATTTTGGGGTGGGTATGATATTTTTGCa contains:
- the LOC112256663 gene encoding thrombospondin-1-like, which codes for MKLTGVFLLLVLWNCEGSRVAESRDDNSVYDLFELVKVNKRHQGVTLVKGADPYSPAYKILNADLIPPVPEISFRDLIDSIQAERGFLLLVNFKQFKKTRGSLLTVERDDGSGPLFEIISNGKAQTLDVVYSTGNKQQVVSIEDADLATGHWKNITLFIQEDRAQLFVGCEEINISEMDVPIQKVLTHEVADIARLRIGKGAVKDRFMGVLQNVRFVFGTTLEAILRNKGCQSSATLTDVMTLDNPVNGSSPAIRTDYTGHKTKDIQQVCGFSCEDITSMFKELKGLGVIVKQLSNELNRVNKESTLLMNQMNIHSGVCLHNGIVHKDKDEWTVDDCTECTCQNSATVCRKISCPLMPCANATVPDGECCPRCGNPSDYAEDGWSPWSEWTHCSVSCGRGIQQRGRSCDRINSNCEGTSVQTRDCYPQECDKRFKQDGGWSHWSPWSSCSVTCGEGVITRIRLCNSPTPQMGGRDCQGQGRETEVCQESPCPINGGWGPWSLWDTCSVTCGGGLQTRQRLCNNPAPKYNGKECQGDTKTSQLCGKEDCPINGCLSNPCFAGAKCTSFDDGSWKCGSCPVGYTGNGINCKDIDECKEVPDACFTLNAVHRCENTAPGYNCLACPPRYSGPQPFGRGVEQATAKKQVCTPRNPCQDGTHDCNKNANCIYLGQFSDTMFRCECKPGYAGNGHICGDDTDLDGWPNKDLLCVENATYHCKKDNCPNLPNSGQEDHDKDGLGDACDHDDDNDGIPDDRDNCPMVYNPAQYDVDTDDVGDRCDNCVHESNPDQVDTDNNGEGDACAIDIDGDGILNERDNCPYVYNVDQRDTDGDGVGDHCDNCPLEHNPDQIDSDSDRVGDKCDNNQDIDEDGHQNNMDNCPYIPNANQADHDKDGKGDACDHDDDNDGIPDDKDNCRLAFNPDQLDSDGDGRGDVCKDDFDQDNILDIYDVCPENFAISETDFRRFQMVPLDPKGTSQIDPNWVVRHQGKELVQTVNCDPGIAVGFDEFNAVDFSGTFFINTDRDDDYAGFVFGYQSSSRFYVVMWKQITQTYWSHTPTRAQGYSGVSIKVVNSTTGPGEHLRNALWHTGDTAGQVRTLWHDPKNIGWKDYTAYRWHLVHRPKSGLIRVVMYEGKRIMADSGNIYDKTYAGGRLGMYVFSQEMTYFSDLKYECRDS